Within the Streptomyces vilmorinianum genome, the region CTGGCGGGAACTGGACGCGCGCACGGCGGACTTCCCCACCGTGCGCCCGGTCACCGGCCCGCGCCCGACGTCCACGGAGCTGAGCACCCTGAAACCGCCGACGCTGCTCCTCCTCGCCGAGCGGAGCCGGGCCCACGACATCGCCGAGGTGGCGGCACGGGCACGGGTGACGGTCCCCGGCGTGGAGACGCACACGCTGCCCGGGGCCACCCACCACACGCTGCCGGCGGGATCCCCGGCGGAGACGTACGACCACATCGCGCGCTTCCTGGCGTCAGCGTGACAACGCGTCCCTCACGGCCTCCTCGCTCCGCCCCACCACGGCCGTACCGTCGTCGGCGGTGATGATCGGCCGCTGGATCAGCTTCGGATGCGCGGCCAGCGCCTCCACCCAACGGTCCCGGCTCGCCTCGTCCCTGGGCCAGTCCTTCAGCCCCAGCTCCTTGGCGACGGCCTCCTGCGTCCGCGTGATGTCCCACGGCTCAAGACCGAGCCGCTCCAGTACGGCCCGGATCTCGTCCGGACTCGGCACGTCCTCCAGGTAGCGGCGGACGGTGTAGTCGGCGCCCTCCGCGTCCAGCAGACCGATCGCGCTACGGCACTTGGAACACGCGGGATTGATCCAGATCTCCATGCGCCCCACGGTACCCCTCAAACGCCCTCTGGCCAGGGGCGATTGTCAGTGGGGGGCAGTAAAATCGTGGGTGAAGGTGAGGGTCCCGGGGAGGGCCCGCACCCACCGTTCGTCAGGAGGTCGCCCATGGCCGTCGCCATGATCCGGACACCGTCCATCGAACCCTGGAAGCCCCTTCGGAAGCAGCCGCTCCCCGCGGGCCGCCCCCGCGAGTGGTACATCACCCACAACCGCCGCCTGAAGGCCATGCGCCTCGCGATCGCCCTGCTCGACGCGGGTGTCCACGACCCGGCGAAGGCCGGCAACGCGAAGATACGCACCACGGCCGAACTCCTCGGCATCCACCCGCCCTCCGACACCACCTGCCGCATGGTCCGCGCCCTGATCCGCT harbors:
- a CDS encoding arsenate reductase family protein translates to MEIWINPACSKCRSAIGLLDAEGADYTVRRYLEDVPSPDEIRAVLERLGLEPWDITRTQEAVAKELGLKDWPRDEASRDRWVEALAAHPKLIQRPIITADDGTAVVGRSEEAVRDALSR